In bacterium, one genomic interval encodes:
- a CDS encoding VWA domain-containing protein — protein MDRLFLNPASLWLLTLSAAILSLYLLRLKRRRVEVSSTLLWTQALEEFQANVPFQWLKKNLLLLLQLLLFLLLVLGLSRPYFKGKVSAGRKTVIIVDTSYSMLARDGGKTRLDRAMERARELAGGIARGDQAMIVAMNHRPEALTGFTPDKADLNKAVGGLKDRLGGRADLAAALKILGPMLSSGVRIAVVSDGGFDDGGGYELPPQVSLEYFPVGRPVYNAGISAISLSKEIGGDGFELFAAISSTFPQSVERTLRLTSGDYVIDQRTVQLPAGGRTELTIAPIPEADEPLELSLVGGDDFPPDDECTIVQPPKTRIDVTLVSKPDVILESALAIDADIDVSRVESGAAGGGVFIWNGVQPPDGFSSPSLVLNPGAPVFGIVPGEKVERPRVVDWDVNHPVLRFVNPANLVFSSSRAARTGSGSSVIVEGSGGPLVVAGEADFTRFIATLFDPSESDFPFRPSFPIFLHNSIVWLSKTAQGADPYNASVGKPWKFKVPEDASIAVLRDPSGREYSLVPKGGEIGGVELNKLGIWRLTVGSATELIAVNLADDEESKLEFREAFRAGETTVVGGKKARANREIWGFLIFCALVLLLGEWYVFHRRGI, from the coding sequence GTGGACAGGCTTTTCCTAAATCCCGCTTCGCTTTGGCTGCTGACGCTTTCCGCGGCGATTTTGTCTTTGTACCTGCTAAGGCTCAAGCGCAGGCGGGTTGAAGTAAGCTCCACGCTTTTATGGACGCAGGCGCTGGAGGAATTCCAGGCGAACGTTCCGTTCCAGTGGCTGAAGAAAAACCTGCTGCTGCTGTTGCAGCTTCTGCTGTTTCTATTGCTGGTGCTGGGATTGTCGCGTCCGTATTTCAAAGGAAAGGTATCCGCCGGCCGCAAAACCGTGATTATCGTGGACACGAGCTACTCGATGCTGGCGAGAGACGGCGGAAAAACAAGGCTGGACCGGGCGATGGAGCGTGCGCGAGAGCTGGCAGGCGGAATCGCCCGCGGCGACCAGGCGATGATCGTCGCGATGAACCACCGGCCCGAAGCCCTCACCGGATTCACGCCCGACAAGGCGGATTTGAACAAGGCTGTCGGTGGACTCAAAGACAGGTTGGGTGGGCGCGCCGATCTGGCCGCCGCGCTCAAAATCCTGGGGCCGATGCTTTCGTCGGGAGTCAGGATCGCGGTCGTTTCGGACGGCGGATTCGACGACGGCGGAGGGTACGAGCTTCCACCGCAGGTGTCGCTGGAGTATTTTCCGGTCGGGCGGCCTGTTTACAATGCGGGCATCTCGGCCATTTCGCTGTCAAAGGAAATCGGCGGAGACGGTTTCGAGCTGTTTGCGGCGATATCTTCCACCTTTCCGCAATCCGTCGAGCGCACTTTGAGGCTGACATCTGGGGACTACGTAATCGACCAGAGGACGGTACAGTTGCCCGCGGGCGGGCGCACCGAGCTTACGATCGCGCCGATTCCGGAAGCGGACGAGCCGCTTGAGCTCTCGCTCGTCGGCGGCGATGATTTCCCGCCTGACGACGAATGCACGATTGTGCAGCCGCCCAAAACGAGAATCGATGTGACGCTGGTTTCGAAACCGGACGTGATACTCGAAAGCGCGCTCGCGATCGATGCGGATATCGACGTTTCCAGGGTGGAATCGGGCGCGGCCGGAGGGGGGGTGTTTATCTGGAACGGCGTGCAGCCGCCGGACGGTTTTTCTTCCCCGTCGCTTGTTTTAAATCCCGGCGCGCCCGTTTTTGGAATCGTCCCGGGCGAAAAGGTGGAGCGTCCGCGAGTCGTGGATTGGGACGTGAACCATCCGGTCCTTCGATTTGTCAATCCAGCGAACCTTGTGTTCTCAAGCTCCCGCGCGGCAAGGACGGGTTCCGGCTCTTCCGTGATCGTGGAGGGAAGCGGCGGGCCGCTTGTCGTGGCGGGAGAAGCGGATTTCACCCGGTTCATCGCCACGCTTTTCGATCCTTCCGAAAGCGATTTCCCGTTTCGCCCGTCGTTTCCGATTTTCCTGCACAACAGCATCGTCTGGCTTTCGAAAACGGCGCAGGGCGCGGATCCGTACAACGCGTCGGTCGGAAAGCCGTGGAAATTCAAGGTTCCCGAGGATGCAAGCATTGCCGTGCTCAGGGATCCATCGGGAAGGGAATATTCGCTGGTTCCCAAGGGAGGGGAAATAGGAGGTGTCGAGCTCAACAAGCTTGGCATTTGGCGGCTGACCGTCGGAAGCGCGACCGAGTTGATAGCGGTCAACCTGGCGGACGATGAGGAAAGCAAGCTTGAATTCCGCGAGGCGTTCAGGGCTGGGGAAACAACGGTTGTAGGAGGCAAAAAGGCGCGCGCGAACCGGGAAATCTGGGGCTTCCTGATATTCTGCGCGCTTGTGCTTCTTTTGGGGGAATGGTACGTATTTCACCGGCGCGGCATCTAG
- a CDS encoding transposase has protein sequence MPETEFPRLSRIKNDGGAYFITSSAGKDRKLTGLERAIALDSIKFFRGERFALYAAVVMPDHFHMLLQPCFLPDSNRRHDIGKIVASIKKYSARKINAAAGQTGSLWLDNYFSRVIVSEKALARAWQYILMNPVEAKLARRWEEYPYVWTAGMK, from the coding sequence GTGCCCGAAACCGAATTCCCAAGGCTTTCCAGAATCAAGAACGACGGAGGCGCATACTTCATCACGTCATCCGCAGGCAAGGATCGGAAGCTCACCGGGCTAGAGCGCGCGATCGCCCTCGACTCGATAAAGTTTTTCCGCGGGGAGCGGTTCGCCCTTTATGCGGCGGTTGTAATGCCCGACCATTTCCACATGCTTCTGCAGCCTTGCTTTCTGCCCGATTCGAACCGGCGCCACGACATCGGCAAAATCGTCGCGTCGATCAAGAAGTATTCGGCGCGCAAAATCAACGCCGCCGCGGGGCAGACCGGCAGCCTGTGGCTGGACAACTACTTCAGCCGGGTGATCGTAAGCGAAAAAGCGCTTGCGAGGGCGTGGCAATACATTCTGATGAATCCGGTTGAGGCGAAGCTGGCGAGAAGATGGGAGGAGTATCCGTACGTTTGGACGGCCGGGATGAAGTAG